A window of Streptomyces sp. DG1A-41 contains these coding sequences:
- a CDS encoding LysE/ArgO family amino acid transporter yields the protein MTSTFTAAAAGFGTGLSLIVAIGAQNAFVLRQGIRRDAVLAVVGICALSDAALITLGVGGVGAVVTAWPGALTVIGWIGGAFLLGYGALAARRVFRPDGGALRTDGEAAGSRRRAVLTCLAMTWLNPHVYLDTVFLLGSVAADHGPLRWTFGLGAVLASLCWFAALGFGARMLGRFLARPAAWRVLDGLVAATMIVLGAVLITGS from the coding sequence ATGACCAGCACCTTCACCGCCGCAGCCGCGGGATTCGGCACCGGCCTGTCCCTCATCGTCGCCATCGGAGCCCAGAACGCCTTCGTCCTGCGCCAGGGCATCCGCCGCGACGCCGTCCTCGCCGTCGTCGGCATCTGCGCCCTGTCCGACGCCGCCCTCATCACGCTAGGGGTCGGCGGGGTCGGCGCGGTGGTGACGGCGTGGCCGGGCGCGCTGACGGTGATCGGCTGGATCGGCGGCGCGTTCCTGCTGGGCTACGGCGCCCTGGCCGCCCGGCGGGTGTTCCGGCCGGACGGCGGCGCGCTGCGGACGGACGGGGAGGCGGCCGGATCGCGCCGCCGGGCCGTGCTCACCTGCCTGGCGATGACCTGGCTCAACCCGCACGTCTACCTCGACACCGTGTTCCTGCTCGGCTCCGTCGCCGCCGACCACGGCCCGCTGCGCTGGACGTTCGGCCTCGGCGCCGTGCTGGCCAGCCTGTGCTGGTTCGCCGCCCTCGGCTTCGGCGCCCGGATGCTCGGCCGTTTCCTCGCCAGGCCCGCCGCCTGGCGGGTCCTGGACGGCCTGGTCGCCGCCACCATGATCGTGCTCGGTGCCGTGCTCATCACCGGAAGCTGA
- a CDS encoding SigB/SigF/SigG family RNA polymerase sigma factor gives MLIDTPTNRPGTPETTTTATRRRHDDAPDTAALFARLAEMEEGPEREAVRDELVTLWLPMAHRIAGRFRDRGESIEDLRQVAALGLVKAIDRFDPSRGAFESYAVPTITGEVKRHFRDRMWALRVPRRVQELRNKVRVARRELTQNPGSTEPSVADIAAHAGLTEEEVSAGLEALESFSTLSLDAELSADDDGYSLADTLGAADSSYDVVVDRESAKEGLRRLPERERAILYMRFFEDMTQSRIADHLGISQMHVSRLISRSCARVRDEVLGQRTGTRGTGGTSTTA, from the coding sequence ATGCTCATCGATACGCCCACCAACCGTCCCGGCACGCCCGAAACGACGACCACCGCCACCCGGCGGCGGCACGACGACGCTCCGGACACCGCGGCCCTCTTCGCCCGCCTCGCGGAAATGGAGGAGGGGCCCGAGCGGGAAGCCGTCCGCGACGAACTCGTCACGCTCTGGCTGCCCATGGCCCACCGCATCGCCGGCCGCTTCCGCGACCGTGGAGAGTCGATCGAGGACCTCCGGCAGGTCGCCGCCCTGGGGCTGGTCAAGGCCATCGACCGGTTCGACCCGAGCCGGGGAGCCTTCGAGAGCTACGCCGTCCCCACCATCACCGGCGAGGTCAAGCGGCACTTCCGGGACCGCATGTGGGCCCTGCGGGTCCCCCGCCGCGTGCAGGAACTGCGCAACAAGGTGCGGGTGGCACGCCGTGAACTCACCCAGAACCCGGGCAGCACCGAGCCCTCCGTGGCGGACATCGCCGCCCACGCCGGCCTGACCGAGGAAGAGGTCAGTGCCGGGCTCGAGGCCCTGGAGAGCTTCAGCACCCTGTCGCTGGACGCCGAGCTCTCGGCCGACGACGACGGCTACAGCCTCGCGGACACCCTCGGCGCGGCCGACTCGTCCTACGACGTCGTCGTCGACCGCGAGTCCGCCAAGGAGGGCCTGCGCCGCCTGCCGGAACGTGAACGGGCCATCCTCTACATGCGCTTCTTCGAGGACATGACACAGAGCCGCATCGCCGACCACCTGGGCATCTCCCAGATGCACGTCTCTCGCCTCATCAGCCGCAGCTGCGCCCGTGTGCGCGACGAGGTCCTGGGGCAGCGGACGGGCACGCGCGGCACCGGCGGCACCTCCACGACGGCCTGA
- a CDS encoding cyclic nucleotide-binding domain-containing protein, whose product MTKAIKLLTALPPPQRQRLMTLAREVSFPEDARIFEADGTADRFWVIRSGAVSLDQQVNSLQRVTVASLGAGDLLGWSWLFPPYTWDFGAVAFSPVRAYEFDARAVLALCEEDPELGLTLVRNVAEVLAHRLEMTRGKLMEQYTLHRRGAL is encoded by the coding sequence ATGACCAAAGCGATCAAACTCCTGACCGCCCTGCCCCCGCCCCAGCGGCAGCGCCTGATGACGCTCGCCCGGGAGGTGTCCTTCCCCGAGGACGCCCGGATCTTCGAGGCGGACGGCACGGCCGACCGCTTCTGGGTCATCCGCTCCGGCGCGGTCTCCCTGGACCAGCAGGTGAACTCCCTCCAGCGGGTGACCGTGGCCAGCCTCGGCGCGGGCGACCTGCTCGGCTGGTCCTGGCTGTTCCCGCCGTACACCTGGGACTTCGGCGCGGTGGCGTTCAGCCCCGTACGGGCCTACGAGTTCGACGCGCGGGCCGTGCTGGCACTGTGCGAGGAGGACCCGGAGCTCGGGCTGACGCTGGTGCGCAACGTCGCGGAGGTGCTCGCGCACCGGCTGGAGATGACCCGGGGCAAGCTGATGGAGCAGTACACGTTGCACCGGCGGGGCGCCCTGTGA
- a CDS encoding DUF488 family protein → MSVRVRRVYDPPEPEDGVRVLVDRLWPRGLAKDAARVDEWPKAIAPSTELRRWYRAGEGSYEEFAGRYEAELAGDEAAELLDHVRDLARKGDVTLLTASKTPEQSHATVLARLVQG, encoded by the coding sequence ATGAGCGTCCGCGTGCGCCGCGTCTACGATCCGCCCGAGCCGGAGGACGGGGTGCGTGTCCTGGTCGACCGGCTGTGGCCGCGGGGGCTGGCGAAGGACGCCGCGCGGGTGGACGAGTGGCCGAAGGCGATCGCCCCGTCGACGGAGCTGCGCCGCTGGTACCGCGCGGGCGAGGGCTCGTACGAGGAATTCGCCGGGCGGTACGAGGCGGAGCTCGCCGGCGACGAGGCGGCCGAACTCCTCGACCACGTCCGTGACCTGGCCCGCAAGGGCGATGTGACACTGCTGACCGCGTCGAAGACGCCGGAGCAGAGCCACGCCACGGTGCTGGCCCGCCTCGTGCAGGGCTGA
- a CDS encoding WhiB family transcriptional regulator, which yields MDNWRDHAACRHEDPELFFPIGASGPALLQTEQAKAVCRRCPVTEQCLQWALDTGQSIGVWGGTSETERRALKRRAAARRRSG from the coding sequence ATGGACAACTGGCGAGACCACGCTGCCTGCCGGCACGAGGATCCCGAGCTCTTCTTCCCGATCGGCGCCTCCGGCCCGGCCCTGCTGCAGACGGAGCAGGCCAAGGCGGTGTGCCGGCGCTGTCCCGTCACGGAGCAGTGCTTGCAGTGGGCGCTGGACACGGGGCAGTCCATCGGTGTGTGGGGCGGGACGAGCGAGACGGAACGGCGTGCGCTGAAGCGGCGTGCGGCGGCCCGGCGCCGCTCCGGCTGA
- a CDS encoding FAD-binding dehydrogenase: MDADVIVVGAGLAGLVAAHELTSRGRRVALVDQENSANLGGQAFWSFGGLFLVDSPEQRRLGIKDSFDLAWSDWRGSAGFDRLDDEDSWAVRWARAYVEFAAGEKRSWLHGHGITFLPTVGWAERGDLTAHGHGNTVPRFHIAWGTGTGVVEPFVRHAKQAARDGLLTFHHRHRVDELVVEDGGARGVRGTVLAEDTSPRGVASNRDPIGEFELTAQAVVVTSGGIGANHDIVRRYWPERLGTPPREMVTGVPAYVDGRMLDISAEAGVRLVNRDRMWHYTEGLQNWDPIWPGHGIRILPGPSSMWFDALGRRLPGPYLPGYDTLGTLKHLRTTEDIAGYDHSWFVLTQKIIEKEFALSGSEQNPDITAKDRAGFLKERILGKGAPGPVDAFLRKGADFVTAPSVEQLVAKMNELTDKPLLDAAGIKRQIEARDLQIANPYAKDAQVQGIRNARRYIGDRLGRVATPHRILDPAAGPLIGVKLHVLTRKTLGGIQTDLDSRALGTDGKPVDGLYAAGEVAGFGGGGVHGYNALEGTFLGGCLFSGRAAGRAAAKQTG; this comes from the coding sequence ATGGACGCCGACGTCATCGTCGTCGGAGCGGGCCTCGCCGGCCTGGTCGCGGCCCACGAACTGACCAGCAGGGGCAGGAGGGTCGCCCTCGTCGACCAGGAGAACTCCGCCAACCTCGGCGGGCAGGCCTTCTGGTCCTTCGGCGGGCTGTTCCTCGTCGATTCGCCGGAGCAGCGGCGGCTGGGCATCAAGGACTCCTTCGACCTCGCCTGGAGCGACTGGCGGGGCAGCGCGGGCTTCGACCGGCTGGACGACGAGGACTCCTGGGCCGTGCGCTGGGCGCGCGCCTACGTGGAGTTCGCCGCGGGGGAGAAGCGGTCCTGGCTGCACGGGCACGGCATCACGTTCCTGCCCACCGTCGGCTGGGCCGAGCGCGGCGACCTCACGGCGCACGGGCACGGCAACACCGTGCCCCGCTTCCACATCGCCTGGGGCACCGGCACCGGAGTGGTGGAGCCCTTCGTCCGCCACGCCAAGCAGGCCGCGCGCGACGGACTGCTCACCTTCCACCACCGGCACCGCGTCGACGAACTGGTCGTCGAGGACGGCGGCGCCCGGGGCGTGCGCGGCACGGTCCTGGCCGAGGACACCTCACCCCGCGGCGTCGCCTCCAACCGCGACCCGATCGGCGAGTTCGAACTCACCGCCCAGGCCGTCGTCGTCACCAGCGGCGGCATCGGCGCCAACCACGACATCGTCCGCCGCTACTGGCCCGAGCGCCTCGGCACCCCGCCGCGGGAGATGGTCACCGGCGTGCCGGCCTACGTCGACGGCCGGATGCTCGACATCAGCGCCGAGGCGGGCGTACGGCTGGTCAACCGGGACCGCATGTGGCACTACACCGAGGGCCTCCAGAACTGGGACCCGATCTGGCCCGGCCACGGCATCCGCATCCTGCCCGGACCGTCCTCGATGTGGTTCGACGCCCTCGGCCGCCGCCTGCCCGGGCCGTACCTGCCCGGCTATGACACCCTCGGCACCCTGAAGCACCTGCGCACCACCGAGGACATCGCCGGGTACGACCACTCCTGGTTCGTCCTCACGCAGAAGATCATCGAGAAGGAGTTCGCCCTGTCGGGATCCGAGCAGAACCCCGACATCACCGCCAAGGACCGCGCCGGGTTCCTGAAGGAACGCATCCTCGGCAAGGGCGCGCCCGGACCCGTCGACGCGTTCCTGCGCAAGGGCGCCGACTTCGTGACCGCGCCCAGCGTCGAACAGCTCGTCGCGAAGATGAACGAGCTCACCGACAAGCCGCTCCTCGACGCGGCCGGGATCAAGCGCCAGATCGAGGCCCGCGACCTCCAGATCGCCAACCCCTATGCCAAGGACGCCCAGGTGCAGGGCATCCGCAACGCCCGCCGCTACATCGGCGACCGCCTCGGCCGGGTCGCCACGCCGCACCGCATCCTCGACCCGGCGGCCGGCCCCCTGATCGGCGTCAAGCTGCACGTCCTCACCCGCAAGACGCTCGGCGGCATCCAGACCGACCTCGACTCCCGCGCCCTCGGGACCGACGGCAAGCCGGTGGACGGGCTGTACGCGGCAGGCGAGGTCGCCGGGTTCGGCGGCGGCGGGGTCCACGGCTACAACGCGCTGGAGGGCACCTTCCTCGGCGGCTGCCTCTTCTCGGGGCGGGCGGCGGGCCGGGCGGCGGCGAAACAAACCGGCTGA
- a CDS encoding ATP-binding protein: MCEEHMIESVFEPPGARRARPSKPAEARRAVERAVAERCRTTHTACDAGALSDALLVASELTTNAILHGGGVTDFQVDVDGPGVRVSVSDRSDELPVTAPPADPHGRLRHGGHGWPIVCRLSRDVRVSDLPAGGKCITAVVPLS, translated from the coding sequence ATGTGCGAGGAGCACATGATCGAATCCGTATTCGAACCGCCCGGTGCGCGCCGGGCCCGGCCGAGCAAACCCGCCGAGGCGCGCCGGGCCGTGGAGCGCGCCGTGGCCGAGCGCTGCCGCACCACCCACACCGCGTGTGACGCGGGCGCCCTGTCCGACGCGCTGCTCGTCGCCTCGGAGCTGACGACCAACGCGATCCTGCACGGCGGCGGAGTCACCGACTTCCAGGTCGACGTCGACGGCCCCGGCGTACGGGTCTCGGTGAGCGACCGCAGCGACGAACTGCCGGTGACCGCGCCGCCCGCCGATCCGCACGGACGGCTGCGGCACGGCGGACACGGCTGGCCCATCGTCTGCCGGCTCTCCCGCGACGTCCGCGTGTCCGACCTGCCCGCCGGCGGCAAGTGCATCACCGCCGTCGTGCCCCTCTCCTGA
- a CDS encoding alpha-ketoglutarate-dependent dioxygenase AlkB: MHLQGSLFDQTDEVRLGPLDGISRVHLGFGAWLDVLPGWLSGSDTLFGRLAAEVPWRAERRTMYDHVVDVPRLLAFYGAEDPLPHPVLTEARDALSAHYGEELGEPFTTAGLCYYRDGRDSVAWHGDRIGRGAREDTMVAILSVGAPRDLLLRPMRGGRDTVRRPLGHGDLIVMGGSCQRTWEHSVPKSTRVTEPRISIQFRPHGVH, from the coding sequence ATGCACCTCCAGGGATCCCTCTTCGACCAGACCGACGAGGTGCGGCTCGGGCCTCTCGACGGGATCAGCCGTGTCCACCTCGGTTTCGGCGCCTGGCTGGACGTCCTGCCCGGGTGGCTCAGCGGTTCCGACACGCTGTTCGGACGGCTGGCCGCGGAGGTGCCGTGGCGGGCGGAGCGGCGCACGATGTACGACCACGTCGTCGACGTCCCCCGGCTGCTCGCGTTCTACGGCGCCGAGGACCCGCTGCCGCACCCGGTCCTGACCGAGGCGCGCGACGCGCTGAGCGCCCACTACGGCGAGGAACTGGGCGAGCCGTTCACCACGGCCGGGTTGTGCTACTACCGCGACGGCCGGGACAGCGTGGCCTGGCACGGCGACCGGATCGGGCGCGGGGCGCGCGAGGACACGATGGTCGCCATCCTGTCGGTGGGCGCGCCCCGGGACCTGCTGCTGCGTCCGATGCGGGGCGGTCGCGACACCGTACGCAGGCCGCTGGGCCACGGCGACCTGATCGTGATGGGCGGCTCCTGCCAGCGCACTTGGGAGCACTCCGTCCCCAAGAGCACGCGCGTGACGGAACCGCGCATCAGCATCCAGTTCCGCCCGCACGGCGTGCACTGA
- a CDS encoding ANTAR domain-containing protein, producing MYPLISQAQGMLQERYALPDGESAFALMQRASQRYDVKLRTLAGFLVTAAPRPDGREQLWFPRRVRRPEPALTYTSAHRSGSGSRGAVLKAVLSHTLAVTGTDMGNVQLTDRARGGLRIEEHTGLTPGFVDFFAHVGDDGTACARAARDVAQVTVRDVASDPMFSEPARLAILAAGSRACQSVPPTPRPDCASAWSRPTWTGPSRDCRRPRPRPSTPRGRPSGPMARLARPHGRPGRPGVPARPRPRRPGVGVRRS from the coding sequence GTGTATCCGCTGATCTCCCAGGCCCAGGGCATGCTTCAGGAGCGGTACGCACTGCCCGACGGGGAGAGCGCCTTCGCGCTGATGCAGCGGGCGTCCCAGCGGTACGACGTCAAGCTGCGGACCCTGGCGGGGTTCCTGGTGACCGCCGCACCGCGTCCCGACGGCCGGGAGCAGCTGTGGTTCCCTCGCCGCGTCCGCCGGCCGGAACCCGCTCTCACCTACACCTCGGCCCACCGGTCCGGGTCCGGCAGCCGCGGCGCCGTCCTGAAGGCCGTGCTGAGCCACACCCTGGCGGTGACCGGCACCGACATGGGCAACGTCCAGCTCACCGACCGGGCCCGCGGCGGCCTGCGCATCGAGGAGCACACCGGACTCACGCCCGGCTTCGTCGACTTCTTCGCCCACGTCGGCGACGACGGAACCGCCTGCGCGCGGGCCGCCCGCGACGTCGCCCAGGTCACCGTGCGGGACGTGGCAAGCGACCCGATGTTCAGCGAACCGGCCCGCCTGGCCATCCTCGCGGCGGGCAGCAGGGCCTGTCAGAGCGTCCCGCCGACCCCGCGTCCGGACTGTGCGTCGGCATGGTCTCGGCCCACCTGGACCGGCCCGTCCAGAGACTGTCGACGGCCCAGACCAAGGCCCTCGACACCGCGTGGGCGGCCAAGCGGGCCGATGGCTCGCCTGGCACGACCGCACGGTCGTCCTGGACGCCCTGGAGTACCTGCACGCCCTCGGCCGCGCCGGCCGGGGGTCGGGGTCCGGCGGTCCTGA
- a CDS encoding ornithine decarboxylase: MTADHTRAPVLEALDEYRRKGHLSFTPPGHKQARGADPAVREVLGDAVFHGDVLASGGLDDRLTRGRVLHRAQELMADAVHAEHTFFSTCGSSLSVKAAMLSVAGPHEKLLIGRDTHKSVVAGLIISGIEPVWVDPRWDAERHLAHPPSAEDFDRAFEAHPDARGALVTSPTPYGGCADLRAVAKVCHRRSRPLIVDEAWGAHLPFHPGLPSWAMDAGADICVTSIHKMGSGLEQGSVFHLQGDLVPPALLGMRADLLGTTSPSVLIFAGLDGWRRQMALHGEELMGGALELAAEVRSAIEEIDGLHVNDRDDFCGPDLSDDLDPLPGVIDLGGLGITGFQAADWLREHRQIDAHLVDHRRIGAQITHGDDRETTGQLLEALRDLTRVARDLPRAPRVEVPSPAALRMEQAVLPRDAFFGPAEDVPVARAAGRVAAEMITPYPPGIPAVLPGERLTEPVLAYLRTGLAAGMHLPDPTDPELETVRVRAGDAK, translated from the coding sequence ATGACAGCCGACCACACCCGAGCACCGGTCCTGGAAGCCCTGGACGAGTACCGCCGCAAGGGGCACCTGTCGTTCACGCCGCCCGGGCACAAGCAGGCCCGCGGCGCCGACCCGGCGGTCCGGGAGGTCCTCGGTGACGCGGTCTTCCACGGCGACGTGCTGGCCTCGGGCGGTCTGGACGACCGGCTCACCCGGGGGCGGGTGCTGCACCGCGCCCAGGAGCTGATGGCCGACGCCGTGCACGCCGAGCACACGTTTTTCAGCACGTGCGGCAGTTCCCTGTCGGTGAAGGCCGCGATGCTGTCGGTCGCCGGGCCGCACGAGAAGTTACTCATCGGGCGTGACACCCACAAGTCGGTGGTGGCGGGGCTGATCATCTCCGGCATCGAGCCCGTCTGGGTCGACCCGCGGTGGGACGCCGAGCGGCACTTGGCCCATCCCCCGTCCGCCGAGGACTTCGACCGGGCCTTCGAGGCCCACCCGGACGCGCGCGGCGCACTGGTCACTAGCCCCACACCGTACGGCGGCTGCGCGGATCTGCGGGCGGTCGCCAAGGTGTGCCACCGGCGCTCGCGGCCGCTGATCGTGGACGAGGCCTGGGGCGCGCACCTGCCGTTCCACCCCGGTCTGCCGTCCTGGGCGATGGACGCGGGCGCGGACATCTGCGTGACCAGCATCCACAAGATGGGCAGCGGCCTGGAGCAGGGCTCGGTCTTCCATCTCCAGGGCGATCTCGTCCCCCCGGCCCTGCTGGGGATGCGCGCGGACCTGCTGGGCACCACGAGCCCGTCGGTGCTGATCTTCGCGGGTCTGGACGGCTGGCGACGGCAGATGGCACTGCACGGCGAGGAGCTGATGGGCGGCGCGCTGGAGCTCGCGGCCGAGGTCCGGTCGGCCATCGAGGAGATCGACGGGCTGCACGTCAACGACCGCGACGACTTCTGCGGCCCGGACCTGTCCGACGACCTCGACCCGCTACCCGGCGTCATCGACCTCGGCGGGCTGGGGATCACGGGCTTCCAGGCGGCGGACTGGCTGCGCGAACACCGGCAGATCGACGCGCATCTTGTGGACCACCGCCGCATCGGCGCGCAGATCACCCACGGCGACGACCGGGAGACGACCGGGCAGCTGCTGGAAGCGCTGCGGGACCTCACCCGGGTAGCGCGAGACCTGCCCCGGGCGCCGCGGGTGGAGGTGCCGTCGCCCGCGGCGCTGCGGATGGAACAGGCCGTACTGCCCCGCGACGCGTTCTTCGGCCCGGCCGAGGACGTGCCGGTGGCGCGGGCGGCCGGACGGGTCGCGGCGGAGATGATCACGCCGTATCCCCCCGGCATCCCGGCGGTCCTGCCGGGCGAGCGCCTCACCGAGCCGGTGCTGGCGTACCTGCGGACCGGACTGGCCGCGGGCATGCACCTGCCCGACCCCACGGACCCGGAGCTGGAGACGGTCCGGGTTCGCGCCGGGGACGCGAAGTGA
- a CDS encoding DUF6098 family protein, producing the protein MSGSDDLPVVRTLTELTELVERHQGLYVRWSRGPATDLRDVSSTDDLTGVSMPGLSANPLDVEDWWEDRPVRVWVARRLHDYAHLPHEKGPGVRPWALAGKETSRGPDNEPLVTDVRPMCWIDQQVIDEAKAEVSRQENPWGPLRRS; encoded by the coding sequence ATGAGCGGATCCGACGACCTGCCGGTCGTGCGCACACTCACCGAGCTCACCGAGCTGGTGGAACGGCACCAGGGCCTGTACGTCCGCTGGTCGCGCGGCCCCGCGACCGATCTCCGCGACGTGTCCAGCACCGACGATCTGACGGGCGTGTCCATGCCGGGCCTGTCCGCCAACCCGCTCGACGTCGAGGACTGGTGGGAGGACCGGCCTGTCCGGGTGTGGGTGGCCCGTCGCCTGCACGACTACGCCCATCTGCCGCACGAGAAGGGGCCCGGTGTACGGCCCTGGGCGCTCGCGGGCAAGGAGACCTCCCGGGGGCCCGACAACGAACCGCTGGTCACCGACGTCCGGCCGATGTGCTGGATCGACCAGCAGGTGATCGACGAGGCAAAGGCGGAGGTGTCCCGGCAGGAGAACCCCTGGGGGCCGCTGCGGCGCAGCTGA
- a CDS encoding LysR family transcriptional regulator ArgP, translating into MTDLPLDQVRTLLAVVDEGTFDAAAAALHVTPSAISQRVKALEQRTGRVLLLRTKPVRPTESGEVLVRLARQVARLERDAYAELGLSGAGEPTRISVAVNADSLATWFLRVLTRVPEELRLYFELRREDEDHTAALLREGVVMAAVTSSPDPVPGCSVRSLGRMRYIPVVAPDFAARHLDGPLEQVLLDLPVVAFDRRDDFQDGFVRRLTRGRSGASALRHYVPTSEGFVEAVAAGLGWGLVPEAQADPLLRTGRLVGFAPGRTVDVPLYWQQWKLDSPALAQVAQAVTATAGEALRA; encoded by the coding sequence ATGACTGATCTGCCTCTGGACCAGGTGCGGACCCTGCTCGCGGTCGTGGACGAGGGGACGTTCGACGCGGCGGCTGCCGCGCTGCATGTGACGCCGTCGGCGATCAGTCAGCGCGTGAAGGCGCTGGAGCAGCGCACGGGGCGGGTGCTGCTGCTGCGGACCAAGCCGGTGCGGCCGACCGAGTCGGGCGAGGTGCTGGTGCGGCTGGCCCGGCAGGTGGCGCGGCTGGAGCGCGACGCGTACGCGGAGCTCGGGCTGAGCGGGGCCGGGGAGCCGACCCGGATTTCGGTGGCGGTGAACGCGGACTCGCTGGCCACCTGGTTCCTCCGGGTGCTCACGCGCGTGCCGGAGGAGCTGCGGCTCTACTTCGAACTGCGCCGCGAGGACGAGGACCACACGGCGGCGCTGCTGCGGGAGGGGGTGGTGATGGCGGCGGTGACCTCGTCGCCGGATCCCGTGCCGGGCTGTTCCGTCCGGTCGCTGGGGCGGATGCGCTACATCCCCGTGGTGGCGCCGGACTTCGCCGCGCGCCACCTCGACGGGCCGCTGGAACAGGTGCTCCTCGACCTGCCCGTGGTGGCCTTCGACCGGCGGGACGACTTCCAGGACGGTTTCGTGCGCCGGCTCACCCGGGGGCGGAGCGGCGCGAGCGCGCTGCGGCACTACGTGCCCACCTCGGAGGGTTTCGTCGAGGCCGTGGCCGCCGGACTGGGCTGGGGCCTGGTGCCCGAGGCCCAGGCGGACCCGCTGCTGCGCACCGGGCGGCTGGTCGGGTTCGCCCCGGGCCGGACGGTGGACGTGCCGCTGTACTGGCAGCAGTGGAAGCTCGACTCGCCCGCGCTGGCGCAGGTGGCTCAGGCGGTGACGGCGACCGCCGGTGAGGCACTGCGGGCGTGA
- a CDS encoding DUF5133 domain-containing protein: MLRPHPAVLRRLVDEYEALSAAVAASEPADLSARVRDLVYTLCVSTGTRDVERALEVAHQWLATTPAPARETAPPTITERRMPTPEPA, from the coding sequence ATGCTGAGGCCCCATCCCGCCGTGCTGCGCCGCCTCGTCGACGAGTACGAGGCACTGTCGGCCGCCGTGGCAGCGAGCGAACCGGCCGATCTGAGCGCGCGGGTACGCGACCTCGTGTACACGTTGTGCGTGTCCACCGGCACCCGGGACGTCGAGCGCGCCCTGGAGGTCGCTCACCAGTGGCTCGCGACCACACCCGCACCGGCCCGGGAGACCGCCCCGCCGACGATCACCGAGCGGCGCATGCCGACTCCGGAGCCCGCATGA
- a CDS encoding TetR/AcrR family transcriptional regulator has product MGVEGTTGRVTRRRVRTRANLLDAAFSVFAAKGFGHVSIEEVCEAAGYSRGAFYSNFSSLDELFFALYRERAELIAEQVSGALAIDGPGLDVPAAVDRVTDVLLLDRDWLLVKTDFLVHAARDPDVARSLLEHRARLRGAIADRLARARGHTALPAVLGDTDGAAHAVVAAYDGVTAQLLLDRDVARARAWLKQLLTALLTDGSGTSEHRQN; this is encoded by the coding sequence GTGGGCGTAGAGGGAACGACCGGGCGTGTGACCAGGCGCCGTGTCCGCACCCGTGCCAACCTCCTGGACGCGGCGTTCTCCGTGTTCGCGGCCAAGGGCTTCGGGCACGTCTCGATCGAGGAGGTCTGCGAGGCCGCCGGCTACAGCAGGGGCGCCTTCTACTCCAACTTCTCCAGCCTCGACGAGCTGTTCTTCGCCCTCTACCGCGAGCGGGCCGAGCTGATCGCTGAGCAGGTGTCCGGGGCGCTCGCGATCGACGGGCCCGGCCTCGACGTTCCGGCCGCCGTGGACCGCGTCACCGACGTGCTGCTCCTCGACCGGGACTGGCTCCTCGTGAAGACGGACTTCCTGGTGCACGCCGCCCGCGACCCGGACGTGGCGCGCAGCCTCCTGGAACATCGCGCGCGGCTGCGGGGGGCGATCGCCGACCGGCTCGCCCGCGCCCGCGGGCACACCGCCCTGCCCGCCGTGCTGGGCGACACGGACGGCGCCGCCCACGCCGTGGTCGCGGCCTACGACGGCGTCACCGCGCAACTGCTGCTGGACCGGGACGTCGCCCGCGCCCGCGCCTGGCTGAAGCAACTGCTCACGGCCCTGCTGACCGACGGCAGCGGCACCTCCGAACACAGGCAGAACTGA